One Paenarthrobacter aurescens TC1 DNA window includes the following coding sequences:
- a CDS encoding putative transcriptional regulator, rpiR family (identified by match to protein family HMM PF01380; match to protein family HMM PF01418): protein MVEAPDNAQLSRTVLVRIRSVLPALRPSERAVAELVLADPSRAAAMSIGDLAEECGTSTTSVVRFYKKVGYGGYSALRLDLARETARESVAHGVPAAVYEDINTADSLQDIVSKIAFNETMSIADTAQVLDVEQLARAVSAVSSSRKTDIFGVGAGGLVGQDMQQKLHRIGLTSFSWGDPHAALASAALLDADGVAIAISHSGATMDTIDFLKAGKAAGAVTIAITNHADSPLGRGADIVLSTAARETPFRPGAMGSRIAQMMIVDCLFVGVAQHSYDSSIAALQKTHAAVRGRKLPRTNP, encoded by the coding sequence ATGGTGGAAGCGCCGGACAATGCACAGTTGTCCCGCACAGTTCTGGTGCGGATTCGCTCTGTCCTGCCGGCACTGCGCCCCTCGGAACGGGCCGTGGCTGAGCTGGTCCTGGCTGACCCGTCCAGGGCAGCAGCCATGTCCATCGGTGACCTGGCTGAGGAGTGTGGAACATCCACTACTTCTGTGGTCCGGTTCTACAAGAAGGTGGGCTACGGCGGCTACTCCGCTCTGCGCCTGGACCTAGCCCGCGAAACTGCGCGGGAGAGTGTGGCCCATGGCGTGCCTGCCGCGGTCTATGAAGACATCAACACTGCAGACTCGCTGCAGGACATCGTCTCCAAAATTGCCTTCAACGAAACCATGTCCATCGCCGATACCGCCCAAGTGCTGGACGTGGAACAGCTGGCCCGGGCGGTAAGCGCGGTGTCCAGTTCCCGGAAGACCGACATCTTCGGCGTGGGAGCGGGCGGGTTGGTGGGCCAGGACATGCAGCAGAAATTGCACCGGATAGGCCTAACCTCGTTCAGTTGGGGGGACCCGCATGCCGCCCTGGCTTCCGCGGCCCTCCTCGATGCCGACGGCGTTGCTATCGCCATCTCTCACTCGGGAGCCACCATGGACACCATCGATTTCCTGAAGGCGGGCAAAGCGGCCGGAGCCGTCACCATCGCCATCACCAACCATGCTGACTCGCCATTGGGCAGGGGGGCCGACATTGTGTTGAGTACGGCCGCCCGCGAGACTCCTTTCCGGCCGGGGGCAATGGGTAGCCGGATAGCGCAGATGATGATCGTTGACTGCCTCTTTGTGGGAGTCGCCCAGCATTCCTACGACTCATCAATTGCTGCACTCCAGAAGACGCACGCAGCTGTGCGGGGCAGGAAGCTGCCGCGAACAAACCCGTAG
- a CDS encoding putative beta-N-Acetylglucosaminidase (identified by match to protein family HMM PF00933; match to protein family HMM PF01915), with protein MQRQRTSLMTAAATALLMTGAGVITAAGTAVAAPPTTAGTTTTVSASPDIEAMIAGMTLDEKIGQMTWTHVYGSSADDASMAAKNQERYGVNTPAEVVEKYNLGGVLYFAWSGNTNNPQQVAGLSNGLQQTALREDGNGIPLAVTIDQEGGLVARIGPPATVLPGNMALGATADANLAKAQGEILGSEMRAMGINVDFAPVLDLNSNPDNPVIGIRSMGEDPALVSALGVAQIEGIQAHNVGAAAKHFPGHGDTSVDSHYGLPTVTYDRATLNEHLKPFKAAIDGGVDMVMTAHIIVEAIDAEMPGTLSHKVLTGLLRDEMGFKGLVTTDALDMAAMAAEWPQEEIAVKAIQAGSDILLNSPDVDASFAGVRAAVESGEITETRLDESVRRILEWKVKRGVFEQPMADPAAVDTLVGSAENLATAKLISDRAVTLVRNENGVLPLASGSSVLMVGAGSAWPELAGPMLKDQGFTVTEDYEDGASPSAAYRARAVAAAGNVDAVVFASYNATSNAAQQQMVAELAATGTPVIVVATRNPYDINVFPGADAVLNSYGVKEVNFHGAVRAISGAVNPSGKLPVNVPKADASGVLLPLGFGLSYEITTPAPVTFTDRPGHGQDGYTIPSVPGVAYLIDGKEVAAGSYRKPSGTVTVTAERLPGYVFTDGSVTEWTHTFTTGLPKS; from the coding sequence ATGCAAAGACAACGAACATCACTCATGACGGCGGCCGCCACGGCGCTGCTCATGACGGGCGCGGGGGTCATCACCGCGGCGGGCACGGCAGTCGCAGCCCCACCCACCACCGCGGGAACTACGACGACGGTCTCCGCCTCGCCTGACATCGAGGCGATGATTGCCGGCATGACGCTGGACGAAAAGATCGGCCAGATGACGTGGACTCACGTTTACGGTTCATCGGCGGACGACGCCTCCATGGCAGCAAAGAATCAAGAACGGTACGGCGTCAATACACCCGCCGAGGTGGTGGAAAAGTACAACCTTGGCGGCGTTCTCTACTTTGCATGGTCCGGCAACACCAACAACCCGCAGCAGGTTGCGGGCCTTTCCAACGGCTTGCAGCAAACGGCCTTGCGAGAGGACGGGAACGGCATTCCACTGGCAGTCACCATCGACCAGGAAGGCGGTTTGGTTGCCCGCATTGGGCCGCCCGCCACAGTCCTCCCGGGCAACATGGCCCTCGGCGCCACCGCGGATGCGAATCTTGCCAAAGCACAAGGTGAAATCCTTGGCTCCGAAATGCGCGCCATGGGTATCAACGTTGATTTCGCGCCGGTCCTTGACCTGAACTCCAACCCTGACAACCCGGTCATCGGAATCCGATCCATGGGCGAGGACCCGGCCCTGGTCAGTGCCCTCGGTGTTGCCCAGATCGAAGGCATTCAAGCGCACAACGTAGGCGCGGCCGCCAAGCACTTCCCCGGCCACGGCGACACCTCAGTGGATTCCCACTACGGACTGCCCACCGTCACCTACGATCGCGCAACACTCAATGAGCACCTGAAACCCTTCAAAGCTGCCATTGACGGCGGGGTGGACATGGTCATGACGGCCCACATCATTGTTGAGGCCATCGACGCGGAAATGCCCGGCACCCTGTCCCACAAGGTACTCACCGGTTTGCTTCGCGATGAGATGGGCTTCAAGGGGTTGGTGACAACTGATGCCTTGGATATGGCCGCAATGGCCGCCGAGTGGCCCCAGGAAGAAATCGCAGTCAAGGCGATCCAGGCCGGATCTGACATCCTCCTCAACTCCCCGGACGTGGACGCGTCGTTCGCCGGGGTTCGCGCCGCCGTCGAATCCGGCGAGATCACCGAGACCCGCCTGGATGAGTCCGTCCGACGGATCCTTGAATGGAAGGTCAAGCGTGGGGTCTTCGAGCAGCCTATGGCAGACCCCGCCGCGGTGGACACCCTGGTGGGAAGCGCAGAGAACCTGGCCACGGCAAAGCTGATCTCCGACCGCGCCGTCACCTTGGTACGCAATGAGAACGGGGTCTTGCCGCTCGCTTCGGGCAGCTCGGTGCTCATGGTGGGTGCCGGTTCAGCGTGGCCCGAGCTCGCGGGACCAATGCTCAAGGATCAGGGATTCACAGTCACCGAAGACTACGAGGATGGGGCCTCGCCCTCCGCGGCCTACCGCGCACGTGCGGTGGCTGCCGCCGGCAACGTCGATGCCGTGGTCTTCGCTTCCTACAACGCGACCAGCAATGCTGCGCAGCAACAGATGGTCGCGGAACTCGCCGCCACCGGCACACCGGTGATCGTTGTGGCAACCCGCAATCCCTACGACATCAACGTCTTCCCCGGCGCCGACGCCGTACTTAACAGTTATGGAGTCAAAGAGGTCAATTTCCACGGTGCTGTCCGTGCCATCTCAGGTGCGGTCAACCCCAGCGGCAAGCTGCCGGTCAACGTGCCGAAGGCCGACGCCAGCGGTGTCCTCCTGCCGTTGGGCTTCGGGCTGAGCTACGAAATTACGACGCCGGCCCCCGTCACCTTCACGGACCGCCCGGGTCATGGGCAGGACGGTTACACCATCCCCTCCGTCCCGGGTGTTGCGTACCTGATTGACGGCAAGGAAGTCGCCGCCGGAAGCTATAGGAAGCCTTCAGGCACTGTGACCGTCACAGCGGAACGGCTGCCCGGGTATGTCTTCACCGACGGTTCCGTCACCGAGTGGACGCACACCTTCACCACAGGGCTCCCCAAATCCTAG
- a CDS encoding putative acetyltransferase, with the protein MFTLVAPDKSFYHSFLESHREWAGAHQDGAAVFMADDVTTPEGFEEWVARLLDAENTPEKDGMVPCTFRWITEHSRYVGSIAFRHHLTPALLNSGGHIGYGVRPSDRGRGAATWALRELCARLSARAQPNGILPDRVLLTCDDSNAASARTIERCGGVLEDVRTDEDGQLFRRYWIDLGAPA; encoded by the coding sequence ATGTTCACGCTTGTTGCCCCTGATAAGTCCTTTTACCACTCGTTCCTCGAGTCCCACCGAGAGTGGGCAGGCGCCCATCAGGACGGTGCCGCCGTCTTCATGGCTGACGACGTCACCACCCCGGAGGGGTTTGAGGAATGGGTTGCCAGGCTGCTGGACGCTGAAAACACCCCGGAGAAGGACGGCATGGTTCCGTGTACTTTTCGCTGGATCACTGAGCACTCGCGCTATGTAGGCTCCATCGCATTCCGTCACCACCTGACCCCGGCCCTCCTTAACTCGGGTGGCCATATCGGCTACGGGGTACGACCGTCCGACCGTGGAAGGGGAGCGGCTACTTGGGCTCTCCGGGAACTCTGTGCCCGCTTGTCCGCCCGGGCACAGCCGAATGGCATTCTGCCGGATCGCGTTCTGCTGACGTGCGATGACAGCAACGCAGCGTCCGCAAGGACCATCGAGCGGTGTGGAGGGGTGCTCGAGGATGTGCGGACGGACGAGGATGGGCAGCTTTTTCGACGCTATTGGATTGACCTGGGAGCGCCCGCCTAG
- a CDS encoding putative protein of unknown function (DUF1343) (identified by match to protein family HMM PF07075; match to protein family HMM TIGR01409) — protein sequence MSCHSLPSKGFFMALDRRKLLHASGLAAAAAVVAPFAPGAAASTNPSAQNRPGKPGAPVSGADVAAATNWSIFAGRKVGVITNPTGVLANFRSIVDDMADKGVDVGAVFGPEHGFRGTAQDGASEGTSVDPRTGITVYDSYGANVADYVGFFEASGVDTICFDIQDVGARFYTYIWTMWGAMQAASQKGATFVVLDRPNPIGGQARGPVLQKGFESGVGQLGIALQHGMTVGELAKYFNAVHLPAAGLTPIQDLQVVEVQGWRRDMTGPDNRAAWILPSPNMPTPETATLYPGTALFEATNMSEGRGTTRPFELIGAPYVDYRWAEALNSKGLAGVTFREAYFQPTLSKNQGLICGGVQVHITDPTRVEALEVGTHMLVEAKRLYPGFGWRGDGGRWMGLLSGSARFAEQLDAGADAKTIMDSWRSELDQFVRETRAYLLYNGKR from the coding sequence TTGTCATGTCACTCGCTCCCCTCGAAAGGCTTCTTCATGGCACTGGACCGTAGAAAACTGCTCCATGCATCCGGGCTGGCGGCAGCTGCCGCCGTCGTCGCGCCTTTTGCTCCCGGCGCAGCTGCCAGCACCAACCCCAGCGCGCAGAATCGGCCGGGGAAACCGGGCGCTCCAGTCAGTGGCGCCGACGTTGCCGCCGCGACAAACTGGAGCATTTTCGCGGGACGCAAGGTGGGAGTCATCACCAACCCCACCGGCGTGTTGGCGAATTTCCGCTCGATCGTGGATGACATGGCGGACAAAGGCGTGGACGTCGGAGCAGTCTTCGGTCCCGAGCACGGTTTCCGAGGGACCGCGCAGGACGGCGCCAGCGAAGGAACCTCCGTGGACCCGCGGACCGGCATCACGGTTTACGACTCCTACGGCGCCAACGTTGCCGATTATGTGGGCTTCTTCGAAGCGTCGGGGGTGGACACCATCTGCTTCGACATCCAGGACGTCGGGGCACGCTTCTACACCTACATCTGGACCATGTGGGGTGCCATGCAGGCGGCGTCGCAGAAAGGAGCCACGTTTGTTGTCCTCGACCGTCCGAACCCCATCGGTGGCCAAGCCCGCGGACCGGTCCTGCAAAAGGGGTTCGAATCCGGCGTTGGCCAGTTGGGCATTGCGCTCCAGCATGGGATGACGGTGGGCGAGCTCGCCAAATACTTCAATGCGGTTCATCTTCCGGCCGCCGGACTCACACCCATCCAGGACCTTCAGGTGGTGGAGGTCCAGGGATGGCGCCGCGACATGACCGGACCGGACAACCGGGCGGCCTGGATCCTGCCGAGCCCCAACATGCCAACACCGGAAACGGCCACCCTGTACCCCGGCACGGCCCTGTTCGAGGCCACCAACATGTCGGAAGGGCGCGGCACAACCCGGCCCTTCGAACTCATCGGCGCGCCCTACGTGGACTACCGCTGGGCCGAGGCACTGAACAGCAAGGGCTTGGCAGGCGTCACGTTCCGGGAGGCATACTTCCAGCCGACTCTTTCCAAGAACCAGGGCCTCATCTGTGGTGGCGTGCAGGTTCACATCACCGATCCCACCCGCGTCGAAGCCCTGGAAGTGGGCACCCACATGTTGGTCGAAGCCAAGCGCCTATACCCCGGCTTCGGTTGGCGCGGCGACGGCGGCCGCTGGATGGGCCTGCTAAGCGGCTCGGCCAGGTTTGCTGAACAGCTCGACGCCGGTGCTGACGCCAAGACCATCATGGACAGCTGGCGCTCCGAACTGGACCAGTTCGTGCGCGAGACCCGCGCGTATCTCCTCTACAACGGCAAGCGCTAG
- a CDS encoding putative polyphosphate kinase 2 family protein (identified by match to protein family HMM PF03976), with protein sequence MTEASPSSPTGTSLDDWWVRDNLRETIDHLVELGYTISGGQGEDPDLIDPGGSAVETWNEDYPYQQRMTRDEYEIEKYRLQIELLKFQYWGQDLGLKHVIVFEGRDAAGKGGTIKRFTEHLDPRSARTVALAKPSDREQGQWYFQRYIQQFPTAGEIVMFDRSWYNRANVERVMGFCTDDEYDTFMGQAPVFEKMLVDAGIHVTKFWFSVTRQEQRTRFAIRQIDPVRRWKLSPMDLASLDRWDEYTDAKERTFLHTDSDHAPWITIKSNDKKRARINAMRYFLNQFDYEDKDTSVVYDADPLILRRGRDAVGD encoded by the coding sequence ATGACGGAGGCAAGTCCATCGAGCCCAACAGGCACATCACTGGACGATTGGTGGGTCAGGGACAACCTGCGGGAAACCATAGACCACCTTGTTGAATTGGGTTACACCATCAGCGGCGGCCAGGGCGAAGACCCGGACCTCATCGACCCCGGTGGATCAGCGGTGGAGACGTGGAACGAGGACTATCCCTACCAGCAGCGGATGACCCGCGATGAGTACGAGATCGAGAAGTACCGCCTGCAGATCGAACTGTTGAAGTTCCAGTATTGGGGCCAGGACCTTGGGCTCAAGCACGTCATCGTTTTCGAGGGACGTGACGCCGCCGGCAAAGGCGGCACCATCAAGCGTTTCACTGAGCATCTGGATCCACGCTCCGCCCGGACCGTTGCGCTCGCCAAGCCTTCTGACCGCGAGCAAGGCCAGTGGTACTTCCAGCGCTACATCCAGCAGTTTCCCACCGCAGGTGAGATCGTCATGTTCGACCGCTCCTGGTACAACCGCGCCAACGTGGAACGCGTCATGGGGTTCTGTACTGACGACGAATATGACACCTTCATGGGTCAGGCCCCGGTCTTCGAAAAGATGCTGGTGGACGCCGGCATCCACGTCACCAAGTTCTGGTTCTCCGTGACACGGCAGGAGCAGCGCACACGCTTCGCCATCCGCCAGATCGACCCCGTCCGCCGCTGGAAGCTCTCGCCCATGGACCTGGCGTCGCTGGATCGCTGGGACGAGTACACGGACGCCAAGGAACGGACGTTCCTGCACACGGACTCCGACCACGCGCCGTGGATCACCATCAAGTCCAACGACAAGAAGCGCGCGCGCATCAATGCCATGCGCTACTTCCTCAACCAGTTCGACTATGAGGACAAGGACACCTCGGTTGTCTACGACGCCGATCCGCTCATCCTCCGCCGCGGCCGCGACGCCGTAGGCGACTAA
- a CDS encoding putative integral membrane protein with DUF218 domain (identified by match to protein family HMM PF02698) — protein sequence MLNLVLGLLFAGLFLASFQSDRRRLRNGVLLLVAAWFLLQAVLDLLIDLNPWFEWLNLVVLVVPVVSIFVFAGFLIANGVTMVRREGPGITSFLPFAVGLAVFLAPVIAFLFVLSGQPVLAGIAALAFFLCSYLGCAFVVFLGYAVVYSKMRFSPNPAAVIVLGSGLIDGKVPPLLAARLNKALEIYDGGTPAKPVLVPSGGQGPDEPRPESTAMKDYLVAKGAAAKDVLEENQATTTRENLAYSVALLADKGIQGPLLVCTNNYHVLRAALLSRRQKINAEVVGAPTARYFVPSAFLREFVAVMRDNRLTNIILCLPMFGIALLITVALMNSTVV from the coding sequence ATGCTGAATCTGGTCCTCGGACTTCTCTTTGCGGGGCTCTTCCTTGCCTCGTTCCAGTCGGACCGGCGCCGGCTCCGCAACGGGGTGCTCCTGCTTGTGGCTGCGTGGTTCCTTCTGCAGGCCGTGCTGGACTTGCTCATCGACCTGAACCCGTGGTTCGAATGGTTGAACCTGGTGGTCTTGGTGGTACCGGTGGTGAGCATCTTTGTGTTTGCGGGCTTCCTGATCGCCAACGGTGTCACGATGGTCCGCAGGGAAGGGCCTGGGATCACCAGTTTCTTGCCGTTTGCGGTGGGACTCGCGGTGTTCCTGGCCCCCGTCATCGCGTTCCTTTTCGTGCTGAGCGGGCAGCCGGTGCTGGCGGGCATAGCCGCTCTCGCTTTCTTCCTCTGTTCCTACCTCGGCTGCGCATTCGTGGTTTTTTTGGGCTACGCAGTGGTGTATTCCAAGATGCGTTTCAGCCCTAACCCGGCGGCCGTCATCGTCCTCGGTTCCGGGCTGATTGATGGCAAGGTCCCGCCGTTGCTCGCCGCCCGCTTGAACAAGGCTTTGGAAATTTACGACGGCGGCACCCCGGCCAAGCCCGTCTTGGTGCCTTCCGGGGGCCAAGGCCCGGACGAACCCCGGCCGGAGTCCACCGCGATGAAGGACTACCTGGTGGCAAAGGGGGCGGCGGCCAAGGATGTTTTGGAAGAGAACCAGGCCACCACCACCCGAGAGAACCTCGCGTATTCCGTTGCCCTGCTGGCAGACAAAGGCATTCAGGGTCCGCTGCTTGTGTGCACCAACAATTACCACGTGCTCCGCGCCGCGCTCCTATCCCGGCGCCAGAAGATCAACGCCGAGGTTGTGGGTGCTCCCACGGCCAGATACTTTGTGCCCAGCGCCTTCCTCCGGGAGTTCGTGGCCGTGATGAGGGACAACCGCCTGACCAACATCATTCTTTGCCTGCCGATGTTCGGGATTGCCCTGCTCATCACGGTCGCACTGATGAACTCAACGGTGGTTTAG